The region GCGGCGGGCCTCGCGAGAACACTCGCGCGGCCCGCCCGTCGATCCGATCCAGCCCGTGTCAGTGAGCCGCCGCCTCGTGTGAGCGCTGCTGCAGGTTGGGCATCATGTTCTTGATGCCGCTCAGCAGGTAGTCGATCACCTCGCCGGCCGTGTAGTCGGCGCGGTCGGCGCCGATGAAGCGGCGGAGGTTCTTCAGCTCGTCGCCGCTGGTGATCAGCGGCTTTTCCACGTAGCCGTCCGCGCGGCGCTGCCCCTTGCCGATCACCGCGAACAGCGCGTTGCACAGGCACTTGCGCCCGGCGGTGTTCTCCAGCTCGCCGCCCTTCTTGACGTAGGTGTCCACCGGCTCGGCGGCGCAGCGATAGTCGATGCGGCCGTTCTCGCGCTTGTACGCATAGCGCAGGTAGCCCAGGTCGCACACCCGCTTGCGCTCGGCGTACGTCTCGGGGTGCGAAAGCGTCTCGCCGAGCTGCACCACCTTGAAGGGAAAGCCCGTGGGCGACGCGCGGCCGTCAGTCAGCACGTCGATGCGGTCTTCCTGCGCCTGGCGGATGACGTTGCGCTTGAGCTCGGCGGTGATCCCCGACTCGTCGGAGTAGGCGAACAGGGTGCCCACCTGGATGCCCGCCGCGCCCGCGGCCAGCGCCTCGGCCAGCTTCTCGGGCGAGCCCGCGCTCCCCGCCAGCCAGAAGGGCAGGCCCAGCTCCCTCATCTTCGCCAGGTCTACCTCGTCGCGCGCGCCGTACTGCGGCTCGCCGCGCTCGTTCAGCACCAGCTCGCCGCGGGGCGGGGCGTTGTGCCCGCCGGCCGTGGGGGCCTCGATGACGAAGCCGTCCACGCGGCCCGAGGCTTTGCGCGCCATCATGGTCGCCAGCGAGTTGCTGGCGATGATGGGCAGGAAGTACGGGCGCCTGATCCCTTCGGGCGGCTGCTCGGAATGCACACGCGGGTCGAAGGAGAGCAGCGCCGTCTCGTCGCGGCCCAGCCCCTCGACCTCCAGCTTCATGGACGCGGGCTCGTGCCGGGCGAAGCGGTCCAGCACGCCGGGAATCTCCTTGGGGATGCCGGCGCCCATCAGCACGTAGTCCACCCCGCCCAGCATGGCGCCGTACAGCGTGGCCAGGTTGGGCATCTGCACCTTGGTGAGCAGGTTGATGCCCACCACGCCGTCGTGCCCTTCCTTGGCCAGCCACACCTCGACGAAGGCGGACAGGATGGTGAGCTGCTCGCGCACCTTCGTGACCACCTGCCGGTACATGGGGATTTCCTTGTACGGCTCGCCCGGGGCCAGGCCCTCGGGGCGGAAGTACTTCATCAGCACGTCGCCCGATACGTCGGGCCAGGGGAACGCCGCCATGGCGCGGCGTACGTGCCCGCCGATGTCGCCGTCCTGCAGCCGGCGGACGAGAAGCGAATCGATCGACGTGCCCGAAACCACGCCCAGGTGGCCGCGGAGTGACACCGCCTTGGCCAGCACCCAGTTGGAAACCCCCACCCCCATCCCGCCTTGGATGATCAACGGGTGCGCGACGGATTCATTCATGTGATCGCTGGCGATAGGGTTGCGCATGCAGGCCCCGGGGGCTGACGAGTGTGCCATCAGTTCCGGCAACCTGCGGTGATCCAACGACTTAGCGCTACTGGGACCATTAAAGATGAGCGGAATTCACTTCTCGCGCAAGTCCCGCACGACTCAGGCCACCTTGTGCGGAGCCGGTGTCCTGGTTCGTAACCCGTTGCCAGCCAGGAGTTTCGGGAACGCTCCACAAACATCGTATATCGTATACGCGTTCCGTGCCGGGGCTGGATCTGCTGAACTGCGTGACCCCCTGCCGTTGCATGCTCGCGGTGCACGCCACAGCCCCGTATCTTGCTCGCCATCGCCAGGGATTTCTCAGGACTGCGGAACGATGGGACAGATCGCACCGGCCACGCTCGAAGGGTGGTACGCGCTTCACCAGGTGTTCTCGGCCGACTGGGCCAAGCTTCGCGCGCTGCCGGCGGAGGACCGGGCCGCGGTGGCGGAAGAAGCTGCCGCGCTCTTCGCCGAACTGGCCAAAGGGGCTGAAGGACAGGACGGGGGATGGAGCGCCGCCTTCAAGCTCGTGGGCGGCGGGGGCGACTGGCTGTTCGTGCACTTTCGCCCTACGCTCGACGAGTTGGCCGAGGTGCAGCGCCGCGTGTACGACAGCGAGCTGGGCGTGCACCTGGTTCGCGAGTACGACTACCTGTCGGTGACCGAGGCGGGGCTGTACCACGCCACCGCGCAGGCCGCCCAGGAGGCGAAGCCGGGATCTGACGAGTACAAGCGGATCATCCAGGAGGCGATGGAGGCCGAGGGCGCGGCGGCCCACGTGAAGTCGCGGCTGTATCCGCAGGTGCCCGAGGGGATGAAGTACGTGTCGTTCTACCCCATGAGCAAGCGCCGGGGCGAGACCCTCAACTGGTACGCGCTTCCCGTGGACGAGCGCAGCCGGCTGATGCGCGAGCACGGGATGACGGGGCGCACCTTCTCCGGGCGCGTGTTCCAGGTGATCACCGGCAGCATCGGGCTCGACGACTGGGAATGGGGCGTCACCCTGTTCGCCCGCGACCCCCTGGAGTTCAAGCGCATCGTCACCGAAATGAGGTTCGACGAGGCGAGCGCGCTGTACGGCGAGTTCGGCCAGTTCTTCACCGGCATTCGTTTTGCGCCTGGCGAATGGCCGGAGGTGCTGGGATCGCGCCCGCGCGGCGGCTGAACCGGCCGCTTCGCCGGCGGCGCGGCCCGGGCCCGGATTCTGGGTCCGGGCCTTTTTTGCGGGCCACAGCCCACGCGTGAGCACACCACCGGGGCGGAGTTCTGGCCGAACCCTGCCCATCCCCCGTACATTTCCCGGATGAACTGGACAACTCCCCTCGACGTCGTCGGCCGCACCACGGTCGGCCTGCTCTCGGACTTCGGCCGCTTCAGCCGTTTCGTCTACGAGGCGGGCCGCTCCATGGGCGACGTGGGCACGTGGCTGGGGCTGACCGTGCTGCAGATGCGCAAGCTGGGGGTGAACTCGCTCCCCATCGCGCTCTTCCTGTCGGCGTTCACGGGAATCGTGATGGCGCTGCAGGCCTCGTACACCTTCACCGGCGCCATCCCGCTGTACTTCGTGGGCACGCTGGTGGGGAAGACGGTGATGCTGGAGCTGGGGCCCGTGCTCACCGGCCTGGCGCTTTCCGGCCGCATCGGCGCCAACATCGCGGCCGAGCTGGGGACGATGCGCGTGTCCGAGCAGATCGACGCGCTGGAAACCATGGCGTACAACCCGGTGTCGTACCTGGTGGTGCCGCGGGTGGTGGCCGGCACGCTGATGGTGCCCGTCATCGTCACCTTCGCCAACGTGGTGGGCATCGCGGCCGGGTGGATCACGGCGCTGAACATGCTCGACATGAGCAGCGAGCAGTTCCAGTTCGGACTGCGGCTGTTCTACGACCCGTTCGACGTGACGTTCTACATCATCAAGTCCATCTCCTTCGGGTTCGTGGTGACCATCGTCGGCTGCTACCAGGGCTTCAACACGCAGGGCGGCGCCGAGGGCGTGGGCGTGGCCACCACGCGCGCCGTCGTCATCGCCAGCGTGCTCATCCTGGTGCTGGACGCCTTCTGGGCCGCAACCCTGCTGCAGCAGTGAGCATCGAGCTGACGAACATCCACAAGGCGTTCGGCCCCAAGCAGATCCTGCGGGGGCTGTCGCTGAACGTGGAAGAGGGCGAAACCGTGGCCCTGGTGGGCTTTTCAGGCGCGGGCAAGTCGGTGACGCTCAAGCACATCGCCGGGCTGCTGATGCCCGACCAGGGCTCGGTGGTGGTGGACGGCAACGAGGTCCCCACCATGAAACGCGAAGACCTGTACAAGCTGCGGCTGGAGATGGGCTACGTGTTCCAGTTCGCCGCGCTCTTCGACAGCATGACCATCCAGGAGAACGTGGAGATGGGGCTGGTGAAGAAGGGCGGCGTGGGGCGCAAGGAAATCGCCGAGCGCGTCAGCGAGTCGCTGGACCGCGTGGGCCTCAAGGGATTCGAGAACCGCCTTCCCTCCGAGCTTTCGGGCGGGCAGCGCAAGCGGGCCGGCCTGGCGCGGGCCATTGCGTACCGCCCCAAGTACCTGCTGTACGACGAGCCGACGAGCGGGCTGGACCCGGTGACCACCGAGGTCATCGACCGGCTGATCCTGAAGATGAAGGAAGACCTGGGGGTCACCAGCCTGGTGATCACCCACGACATGAAGAGCGCGTACAACGTCAGCGACCGCATCGCCATGCTGTACGAGGGCGTGGTGGTGGAAGAAGGAACCCCGGACCAGATCCGCAACTCGTCGAACCCCATCGTGCGGGGCTTCGTCGAGGGCCGCCCCGAGATGATCGAGGAGGCCACGCGGGCGGCGGCCGAGGACGGCGGGGACCGGGGGACGGGGGACGAGCGGAACGTGGATCACGGACACCGCGGGCCACCTGGCCTGCAGCGGAGGGACCGATGAGGCTGAAGAACGAGGCGATGGTGGGACTGGTGGTGATCCTGGGGATCGTCACCGCCGTGGCGGGAGCGGTGTGGCTCAGCGGCCGCAAGTGGGGCGGCTCGGACCGCGTTGTCACCGCGTCGTTCAGCAACGTCGGCGCGCTGACTGTGGGCAACCCGGTGA is a window of Longimicrobium sp. DNA encoding:
- a CDS encoding nitronate monooxygenase, producing the protein MNESVAHPLIIQGGMGVGVSNWVLAKAVSLRGHLGVVSGTSIDSLLVRRLQDGDIGGHVRRAMAAFPWPDVSGDVLMKYFRPEGLAPGEPYKEIPMYRQVVTKVREQLTILSAFVEVWLAKEGHDGVVGINLLTKVQMPNLATLYGAMLGGVDYVLMGAGIPKEIPGVLDRFARHEPASMKLEVEGLGRDETALLSFDPRVHSEQPPEGIRRPYFLPIIASNSLATMMARKASGRVDGFVIEAPTAGGHNAPPRGELVLNERGEPQYGARDEVDLAKMRELGLPFWLAGSAGSPEKLAEALAAGAAGIQVGTLFAYSDESGITAELKRNVIRQAQEDRIDVLTDGRASPTGFPFKVVQLGETLSHPETYAERKRVCDLGYLRYAYKRENGRIDYRCAAEPVDTYVKKGGELENTAGRKCLCNALFAVIGKGQRRADGYVEKPLITSGDELKNLRRFIGADRADYTAGEVIDYLLSGIKNMMPNLQQRSHEAAAH
- the hemQ gene encoding hydrogen peroxide-dependent heme synthase, which encodes MGQIAPATLEGWYALHQVFSADWAKLRALPAEDRAAVAEEAAALFAELAKGAEGQDGGWSAAFKLVGGGGDWLFVHFRPTLDELAEVQRRVYDSELGVHLVREYDYLSVTEAGLYHATAQAAQEAKPGSDEYKRIIQEAMEAEGAAAHVKSRLYPQVPEGMKYVSFYPMSKRRGETLNWYALPVDERSRLMREHGMTGRTFSGRVFQVITGSIGLDDWEWGVTLFARDPLEFKRIVTEMRFDEASALYGEFGQFFTGIRFAPGEWPEVLGSRPRGG
- a CDS encoding ABC transporter permease, with amino-acid sequence MNWTTPLDVVGRTTVGLLSDFGRFSRFVYEAGRSMGDVGTWLGLTVLQMRKLGVNSLPIALFLSAFTGIVMALQASYTFTGAIPLYFVGTLVGKTVMLELGPVLTGLALSGRIGANIAAELGTMRVSEQIDALETMAYNPVSYLVVPRVVAGTLMVPVIVTFANVVGIAAGWITALNMLDMSSEQFQFGLRLFYDPFDVTFYIIKSISFGFVVTIVGCYQGFNTQGGAEGVGVATTRAVVIASVLILVLDAFWAATLLQQ
- a CDS encoding ABC transporter ATP-binding protein, with the protein product MSIELTNIHKAFGPKQILRGLSLNVEEGETVALVGFSGAGKSVTLKHIAGLLMPDQGSVVVDGNEVPTMKREDLYKLRLEMGYVFQFAALFDSMTIQENVEMGLVKKGGVGRKEIAERVSESLDRVGLKGFENRLPSELSGGQRKRAGLARAIAYRPKYLLYDEPTSGLDPVTTEVIDRLILKMKEDLGVTSLVITHDMKSAYNVSDRIAMLYEGVVVEEGTPDQIRNSSNPIVRGFVEGRPEMIEEATRAAAEDGGDRGTGDERNVDHGHRGPPGLQRRDR